A genomic stretch from Halalkalibacillus sediminis includes:
- the ybeY gene encoding rRNA maturation RNase YbeY has protein sequence MIIDFNDETERLTSEQLDKLLELLQFAGKKENVSEEAELSVTFVTDEEIQEINKKYRDKDKPTDVISFAMQEIGEEELEITGEDLPVHLGDIIVSLDRCVAQSEEYNHSFERELGFLAVHGLLHLLGYDHMSDSDEQKMFSRQEEVLSEYGLKRDET, from the coding sequence TTGATCATTGATTTTAACGATGAAACTGAACGTCTAACGAGCGAGCAATTAGATAAACTACTTGAATTACTTCAGTTTGCTGGAAAAAAGGAAAATGTTTCAGAAGAAGCTGAGCTATCTGTAACATTTGTGACGGATGAAGAGATTCAAGAAATCAACAAAAAATATCGAGACAAAGATAAACCTACAGATGTTATATCTTTTGCGATGCAAGAGATTGGAGAAGAAGAACTTGAAATAACAGGTGAGGATCTACCTGTCCATTTAGGGGATATTATTGTATCACTAGATCGTTGCGTGGCTCAGTCAGAGGAATATAATCATTCTTTTGAACGAGAGTTAGGCTTTTTAGCTGTTCATGGACTTTTACATTTACTTGGGTACGATCATATGTCAGATAGTGATGAACAAAAGATGTTCAGTCGACAAGAAGAAGTATTGAGTGAATATGGGTTGAAACGCGATGAAACGTAA
- a CDS encoding HD family phosphohydrolase, producing MYEVEKNITSSEAKDYSKGIKSYGVLLSAVVVPLIFLLALIVEYFRVTIPLHVLFLGSFLAVVGILVLRLEHDHMSGWTKQMAFSSALVGTSLLIFMVLINVFGPSVNSLFYLIPVAAYAVLMKELVNERYALVASVFMALFGAIYMNGATSDFLMFSAFIFFLISQWTAVYLYQSIKDRASLIKTSAVLITVHLGFVILQQVNAINDLWSMNWVVAALLSISSIFISAILIFGVIPIIEASFNTLTETKLLNLSNPNHPLLRKILVEAPGTYHHSVMVANLSESASMAIGANGLLARVASYYHDVGKSFRPKYFIENQHNMKNPHDDMSPEDSAEIILSHPSDGAKILRNYDIPKEIIDIAEQHHGTTLLKFFYYKAKETDPSVIESSFRYTGPVPQSREAAIINICDSVEAAVRSKENPTNEEIQKIVRSIIHDRLTDGQLDESSLTLKDLREIEIDICDMLKGIFHARIEYPEEATREKVKEAH from the coding sequence ATGTATGAGGTGGAAAAGAATATAACTTCATCTGAAGCTAAAGATTATAGCAAAGGAATAAAAAGTTATGGGGTACTTCTGTCAGCTGTTGTTGTACCCCTTATTTTTTTATTGGCGTTAATTGTTGAATATTTTAGAGTCACCATTCCGTTACATGTGTTGTTTCTGGGTTCTTTTTTGGCAGTAGTTGGGATTTTGGTCTTACGGTTAGAACATGATCATATGTCAGGCTGGACAAAACAAATGGCGTTTTCAAGTGCTTTGGTTGGGACAAGTTTATTGATATTTATGGTTCTGATTAATGTTTTCGGGCCATCTGTCAATAGCCTGTTTTATCTCATACCTGTTGCTGCTTATGCAGTTTTGATGAAAGAACTCGTAAATGAAAGGTATGCTTTGGTTGCGTCTGTTTTTATGGCTCTTTTCGGTGCAATTTACATGAATGGAGCTACAAGTGACTTTTTAATGTTTTCAGCATTTATATTCTTTTTAATATCTCAATGGACGGCGGTATATTTATACCAATCAATCAAAGATCGCGCCTCTTTAATAAAGACATCAGCTGTATTAATTACAGTACATTTAGGATTTGTAATTTTACAACAGGTAAATGCTATTAACGATTTATGGTCAATGAACTGGGTGGTTGCAGCTCTGCTTTCAATATCATCCATTTTCATCTCAGCGATTTTGATTTTTGGAGTAATACCTATTATAGAAGCAAGTTTTAATACATTAACTGAAACTAAATTACTCAACTTGTCGAACCCCAATCATCCATTATTACGCAAAATACTTGTGGAAGCTCCGGGCACTTATCACCACAGTGTGATGGTGGCAAACCTGAGTGAATCTGCGAGTATGGCAATCGGTGCTAACGGACTGCTTGCGCGAGTAGCTTCTTATTACCATGATGTAGGTAAATCATTTCGGCCGAAATATTTCATTGAAAACCAACACAACATGAAAAATCCCCATGATGATATGAGTCCCGAGGACAGTGCAGAAATTATATTATCCCATCCAAGCGATGGAGCCAAAATTTTGAGAAATTATGATATACCTAAAGAAATCATTGATATAGCAGAACAACATCACGGAACAACGCTTCTGAAGTTTTTCTATTATAAAGCGAAGGAGACGGACCCTTCTGTAATAGAAAGTTCATTTCGATATACCGGTCCCGTTCCTCAATCAAGGGAAGCTGCTATTATAAATATTTGTGATTCGGTAGAGGCGGCCGTTCGTTCCAAAGAGAACCCTACAAATGAAGAAATACAGAAGATTGTACGCTCCATCATTCATGACCGACTTACTGATGGGCAATTGGACGAGAGCAGTTTAACATTAAAGGATTTGAGGGAAATTGAAATAGATATATGTGACATGTTGAAGGGAATCTTTCACGCACGAATTGAATATCCAGAGGAAGCTACAAGAGAAAAAGTGAAGGAGGCGCATTAA
- a CDS encoding PhoH family protein, with amino-acid sequence MQEGKQIIDLHLEDHEDTLNLFGTNDRNIKQIEEFLPVKIITRGGQLKIEGEQKDVETVEALIQQVLKIIKKGITVTERDIIYGLELARLDKLEQFETLFEDEITKNQLGKPIRVKTLGQREYVAAMKANDLVFGIGPAGTGKTYLAVVMAAKALRNGDVKRLVLTRPAVEAGESLGFLPGDLKEKVDPYLRPLYDALHDVIGTEHTARLMERGTIEIAPLAYMRGRTLDDAFVILDEAQNTTPEQMKMFLTRLGFGSKMTITGDITQIDLPKGMTSGLKAVEDRLKGVKGISFNYLTGTDVVRHPLVQKIIDAYEK; translated from the coding sequence ATGCAAGAGGGAAAACAAATCATCGATCTACACTTAGAAGATCATGAAGATACATTGAATTTATTTGGAACAAATGATCGTAATATTAAACAAATTGAAGAATTTCTACCTGTTAAAATCATAACGCGTGGTGGACAATTAAAAATAGAAGGTGAACAAAAAGACGTTGAAACTGTCGAGGCCCTTATCCAACAAGTGTTGAAAATCATTAAAAAGGGGATTACTGTAACTGAACGAGATATCATATATGGTTTGGAATTAGCTCGATTAGATAAACTCGAACAGTTTGAAACTCTTTTTGAAGACGAAATTACAAAAAATCAGCTAGGTAAACCTATTCGTGTAAAAACTTTAGGTCAAAGAGAATACGTAGCTGCCATGAAGGCAAATGATCTAGTATTCGGTATCGGTCCAGCTGGTACAGGAAAAACTTACCTTGCGGTTGTTATGGCAGCAAAGGCGTTACGTAACGGAGATGTCAAACGACTTGTCCTAACGCGTCCTGCGGTAGAAGCAGGAGAGAGCCTAGGCTTCTTACCTGGAGACTTGAAAGAGAAAGTGGATCCATACTTACGTCCATTATATGATGCTCTCCATGATGTTATAGGTACTGAACATACTGCAAGGTTGATGGAACGGGGTACAATCGAAATTGCTCCTTTAGCCTATATGCGAGGCCGTACACTTGACGATGCTTTTGTCATATTGGACGAAGCACAAAATACTACCCCCGAGCAAATGAAAATGTTTTTAACTCGTTTAGGTTTTGGTTCTAAAATGACCATTACTGGAGATATTACTCAAATTGACCTTCCAAAAGGTATGACATCAGGGCTGAAAGCAGTTGAGGATAGACTGAAAGGTGTCAAAGGAATCTCTTTCAACTATTTAACAGGTACAGATGTTGTTCGACACCCATTGGTTCAGAAAATCATTGATGCCTATGAAAAATAG
- a CDS encoding sporulation protein YqfD — protein MNGFHWNEYVKVHVKGGQASQLFLELHRLSIPMHDIKRENETEIKFCTSLDSVKEIKSIRKRFQCKVYFERKNSIKRAYKMRGRMASYVLGTFFALFLLFALSNVIWKVEIVGGSPESRFEVSQLIDQLGLKQGNWVQASEDISTVEREVMNQIEKISYIGINRTGTTFLIKIKEQSINEPDPDEHPSNLIASKSGTIHSMFITNGRPLAKVNDTVKKGDILVTGELSEEGEDFTYSEGDILAEVWYNIDVTIENKALLYSLEDEATQRYSLNIGNREFFATNKEDLVEVHKRSQPLFFLNWELPLSINKTLFLQEQSLEQTIETEDYTNYVEAQLKRKLGQSVELIYLKVLHEQRHSDKVELELFVKVIEDISEAQIINQGD, from the coding sequence TTGAATGGTTTTCATTGGAATGAGTATGTGAAGGTCCATGTAAAAGGTGGACAGGCATCACAATTGTTTTTAGAGCTGCATCGCTTATCTATACCGATGCATGATATCAAACGAGAAAACGAAACAGAAATCAAATTCTGTACAAGTCTTGATTCTGTAAAAGAGATAAAATCAATCAGGAAGAGGTTTCAATGCAAGGTCTATTTTGAGAGAAAAAATAGTATAAAACGCGCTTATAAAATGAGGGGTAGAATGGCTTCCTATGTCTTAGGAACATTTTTTGCATTGTTTTTATTATTCGCCCTTTCGAATGTTATTTGGAAAGTCGAAATAGTTGGAGGATCACCTGAGTCTAGGTTCGAAGTTTCTCAGTTGATTGATCAGTTGGGCTTGAAGCAAGGTAATTGGGTCCAAGCATCAGAAGATATCAGCACAGTCGAACGTGAAGTTATGAATCAAATTGAGAAAATATCTTATATAGGGATTAACCGTACAGGGACAACCTTCTTAATTAAGATAAAAGAGCAATCAATCAACGAACCTGATCCCGACGAGCATCCAAGTAATCTTATTGCCAGTAAATCAGGGACGATCCACTCCATGTTTATAACCAATGGCCGTCCTTTGGCTAAAGTCAATGACACTGTAAAGAAAGGTGACATATTAGTAACGGGTGAACTATCTGAAGAGGGGGAAGACTTTACGTATTCAGAAGGCGATATACTAGCGGAAGTTTGGTATAATATAGATGTTACAATTGAAAATAAAGCTTTGCTATATTCACTGGAAGATGAAGCAACACAACGCTATTCTTTGAATATAGGTAACCGTGAATTTTTTGCAACCAATAAAGAAGACTTGGTCGAGGTTCACAAAAGAAGCCAGCCACTATTTTTTCTGAATTGGGAACTTCCTTTATCGATTAACAAAACGTTATTTCTGCAAGAACAAAGTTTAGAGCAAACTATTGAAACTGAAGACTATACCAATTATGTAGAAGCTCAGTTGAAAAGAAAGCTCGGTCAATCTGTTGAATTGATTTATCTAAAAGTTTTGCACGAGCAAAGGCACAGTGATAAAGTTGAACTAGAACTATTTGTAAAAGTGATTGAAGATATTTCAGAGGCTCAAATCATAAACCAAGGAGACTGA
- the yqfC gene encoding sporulation protein YqfC: MKRLRKGVQRLLTDRLNMPKDIIYDYPRLTMIGHIHLYIENHQGLSLFESYEIRVKQHIGTIQIQGKNLVIKNLLPSEMVVEGEITNVQLLLEGEGGRLS, from the coding sequence ATGAAGCGCTTGAGAAAAGGAGTTCAGCGTCTTTTGACTGATCGGTTGAATATGCCGAAAGATATTATTTACGATTACCCGAGGTTAACGATGATCGGACATATTCACTTATATATAGAGAACCATCAAGGATTATCTCTTTTTGAATCATATGAAATTAGAGTTAAGCAACATATCGGAACCATTCAAATTCAAGGAAAAAACTTAGTAATAAAAAATTTATTACCATCTGAGATGGTCGTTGAAGGTGAAATTACAAACGTTCAATTATTACTTGAAGGCGAAGGGGGTCGGTTAAGTTGA